A genome region from Paramisgurnus dabryanus chromosome 12, PD_genome_1.1, whole genome shotgun sequence includes the following:
- the slc25a27 gene encoding mitochondrial uncoupling protein 4 encodes MASIQENTQWPRVSKFILSACAATVAELVTYPLDLTKTRLQVQGEGGTHQNGCGVRTRSQHRGMLSTAVGIVREEGPFKLWQGVTPAIYRHIVYSGGRMLAYEQLREGVLGRSEDGSFPFWKAVIGSMVSGALGQFIASPTDLVKVQMQMEGRRRLEGKPPRVNGVYHAFMKIITEGGIRGLWAGWVPNVQRAALVNLGDLMTYDTVKHFLLRNTSIQDNSFCHGLSSICSGLVAAIMGTPADVVKTRVMNQPRDSNGRGLIYKSSIDCLVKSVRGEGFLSLYKGFLPTWFRMAPWSLTFWLTFEQMRRVMGLDSF; translated from the exons ATGGCTTCCATTCAAGAAAACACGCAGTGGCCCCGAGTATCAAAGTTCATTCTCTCTGCATGTGCTGCAACTGTAGCAGAATTAG TCACATATCCCCTTGACCTTACCAAAACCAGGCTTCAGGTACAAGGTGAAGGTGGTACCCATCAGAATGGTTGTGGTGTACGTACTCGATCCCAACACAGGGGCATGCTAAGCACAGCTGTGGGTATTGTGCGCGAAGAGGGGCCCTTCAAATTATGGCAAGGGGTCACACCAGCTATCTATAGGCATATAG TTTATTCTGGAGGCAGGATGTTGGCCTATGAACAGCTCAGGGAGGGAGTTTTGGGAAGGTCTGAAGATGGAAGCTTTCCATTTTG GAAAGCAGTGATCGGCAGTATGGTATCAGGTGCTTTGGGCCAGTTCATTGCTAGTCCAACAGATCTAGTAAAGGTTCAAATGCAGATGGAGGGAAGGCGTCGACTAGAAGGGAAACCTCCAAG agTAAACGGGGTCTACCATGCTTTTATGAAAATCATTACAGAGGGAGGAATAAGGGGCCTTTGGGCTGGATGGGTGCCCAATGTCCAGAGAGCTGCACTGGTTAATTTAGGAG ACTTGATGACCTATGATACAGTAAAGCATTTTCTACTAAGAAACACATCCATACAGGACAACAGCTTTTGTCATGGACTGTCAAG CATATGCTCTGGATTGGTTGCTGCAATTATGGGAACACCAGCTGATGTGGTAAAAACTAGAGTTATGAACCAGCCACGGGATTCAAATGGGAG GGGCCTTATATACAAGTCTTCTATAGACTGTCTGGTTAAATCAGTGAGGGGAGAAGGGTTTTTATCCCTCTATAAAGGATTTCTTCCAACCTGGTTTAGAATG gcTCCTTGGTCTCTAACCTTTTGGCTAACATTTGAGCAAATGAGACGAGTAATGGGCTTGGActcattttaa
- the abracl gene encoding costars family protein ABRACL: MVVLSYFIQPTERRYKASQSAKMNVEHEVGLLVDEIRRLGNTNADGKISVKFGVLFNDDHCANLFEALVGTLKAAKRKKIITFDGELLLQGVHDNVDVILLQE; encoded by the exons ATGGTAGTGCTTTCTTATTTCATTCAACCTACAGAGCGGAGGTACAAAGCATCACAGAG TGCCAAAATGAATGTGGAACATGAAGTTGGTCTTCTTGTTGATGAAATTCGTCGACTGGGCAACACAA ATGCCGATGGCAAGATCAGCGTCAAATTTGGAGTCTTGTTTAATGATGACCACTGTGCCAACCTTTTTGAAGCTCTGGTTGGAACACTGAAAGCGGCCAAACGAAAGAAGATCATCACATTTGACGGGGAGCTCTTACTGCAAGGAGTTCATGATAATGTGGATGTCATATTACTGCAGGAGTGA
- the ptrhd1 gene encoding putative peptidyl-tRNA hydrolase PTRHD1, translating into MATPSGSTSKRLVQYVIVRADLIHTLSWPLGAVITQACHAATAAIHLNYNDPDTQEYLGELDSMHKVVLQAPDEASLSTLSNTLSEKAIAHKLWMEQPENIPTCLALKPYPKDTVHPFLKKFKLFK; encoded by the exons ATGGCAACACCGAGCGGTAGCACATCCAAGCGTTTAGTCCAATATGTTATCGTGCGCGCAGACCTGATACACACTTTATCGTGGCCTTTAGGTGCTGTTATAACTCAAGCTTGTCACGCGGCCACTGCAGCCATTCATTTAAACTACAATGACCCCGACACTCAGGAATATCTGGGAGAACTGGACAGCATGCACAAAGTGGTGCTTCAG GCACCAGACGAGGCGTCCCTCTCCACCCTTTCAAATACTCTGAGCGAAAAAGCGATAGCGCATAAACTATGGATGGAGCAGCCCGAGAATATTCCTACGTGTTTGGCTTTGAAGCCCTACCCTAAAGACACTGTGCACCCCTTTCTAAAAAAGTTTAAACTTTTCAAGTGA
- the ncoa1 gene encoding nuclear receptor coactivator 1 has translation MLKMSAAGENALDPHTPEPRKRKGSPCDTSGPSVEKRRRELECRYIDELAELLSANMSDIASLNVKPDKCHILKSTVDQIQQIKRREREKAALMSPENEVQKSDISSSSQGMVEKEALGPLLLEALDGFFFVVNREGRIVFVSENVTGYLGYTQEELMTSSVYSILHVGDHNEFVRNLLPKSLVNGVPWPQEQGRRNGHTFNCRLLKRPPDEVDTENQEARQQYELMHCFTVSQPKAVQEEGEDLQSCLICIACRMPRPPQIPVNTESFITRQDPTGKIISIETSALRATGRPGWEDLVRKCIYAFFQPQGNEPSHAKKLLHEVMTHGTAISPLYHFTLSDGTPLSAQTRCKFCCPPNPDVQPFIMGIHTIDREHNTASSQENTTPSLPSPAAPPSRSPALQPSSDLSLHLSNSNGTCATPGPPTPTPPGYLTPSRVGPSQQVSSPSPLGSPLTAAPTSFMSPRPPRGSPGLASSPRVPGHPFSPSAPGIHSPVGGLTRQQSGGDVVSFSLPSPLTSRQTPTPSSSPARQPPAKPPEACIDEPKSAAGGNPKLNQLLDGNPEHDSQSRSGAQCPASHSTLTERHKILHRLLQDISPADVSNEPEIKKEPPTSPNSALAARMGGGKEPQDHQLLRFLLDTDEKDLEDLPPPAALSLQTVKVKSEKKGSRENVPCAAAASATTCSPKSSDRQSPQFPSTDLDTLNQLLPTLRSSAGGKAVEEPALIQPSEDNLSIGLSVKKESPVTSSQAFPDGSNLTRQSSFEYCDPSTPNQAQGQVQVADLGQTDPFQPSKESGSPFANPTSLNSFNTNTGLAKLELPDSQQFPSLPLVEPMTFDSSLGNQTQAPLSSPQEQCVPCPLDEMLCPPTTPEGRNDEKALLEQLVTFLSHTDESELAELDRALGIDKLVQSGCLEPVTPAFPLPQLPNAVPMDPKLPSYPTQFPSSPSQFPPEMGTTQGMSFGAPRMPFPGNAGMAVRPGMNRTPGAPNQLRLPPNQLRLQLQQRLQGPQQLQNRLAAMGQFPQGGHVAMGMRQGMPQPQMPSQPPLNAQMMAQRQRELYSFQHRQRQLLQQKVMLMRQGINPGPLGVQQVPKGPPQQQPQPQPQQFGYPPGYNAMPGSTPTSPSHFNPIGGPLDPKLSTRGGMGNQGIMGGIQGQFGGPVNTPVQQGLFQQFGGPGMIQQGDPSFAPELSPTSPLLSPQNSTSQSPLLQQTQPPPGYQSPDIKNWQQGAMGNNSIFNQAGGQPTSQSFGQQGVYNNMSITVSMAGGSGAVSSLPPIGPSVGMGNNNLGIVTSMCNDQVQQVQVFADVQCTVNLVGSDSYLNQSGPIGSQKGPSGTPTSQSQQKSLLQQLLTE, from the exons AGAAAGCAGCTCTGATGTCTCCAGAAAATGAGGTGCAGAAGAGCGACATATCGTCCAGCAGTCAGGGGATGGTAGAGAAGGAAGCCCTCGGGCCGCTCCTCTTAGAG GCCCTGGATGGCTTCTTCTTCGTCGTGAACCGTGAGGGCCGCATCGTGTTTGTGTCTGAGAATGTCACCGGTTATCTGGGCTACACCCAGGAAGAGCTGATGACCTCCAGCGTCTACAGCATCCTTCACGTGGGAGATCACAACGAGTTTGTGCGTAACCTGCTGCCCAAAAGCCTTG taAACGGTGTGCCGTGGCCTCAGGAACAAGGCCGGAGGAACGGGCACACGTTTAACTGCAGGTTGCTGAAAAGGCCTCCGGACGAGGTGGACACTGAAAACCAGGAGGCTCGACAGCAGTACGAGCTTATGCACTGCTTCACGGTTTCTCAACCCAAAGCAGTACAGGAGGAGGGCGAGG ACTTGCAGAGCTGCTTGATCTGTATAGCATGCCGAATGCCCCGTCCACCGCAGATCCCTGTCAATACAGAGTCCTTCATCACCAGGCAGGACCCTACAG GGAAAATCATCTCTATTGAGACCAGTGCTCTGAGGGCCACAGGGCgaccaggctgggaggacctgGTCAGGAAGTGCATCTACGCATTCTTCCAGCCTCAGGGCAACGAGCCCTCCCATGCCAAGAAGCTGCTTCACGAGG TGATGACCCATGGCACGGCCATCAGTCCTCTGTACCATTTCACACTCAGTGATGGGACGCCCCTCAGTGCGCAGACACGCTGCAAATTCTGCTGCCCCCCAAACCCAGATGTACAGCCCTTCATCATGGGCATTCACACTATAGACAG GGAACACAACACTGCTAGCTCTCAGGAAAACACTACCCCCAGCCTTCCGTCTCCTGCTGCCCCACCCTCCCGCTCACCTGCCCTACAGCCCTCCAGTGACCTCAGCCTCCATCTCAGCAACAGCAACGGCACCTGTGCCACTCCTGGACCCCCCACACCCACTCCGCCGGGTTACCTGACACCCAGCCGCGTCGGGCCATCTCAGCAGGTCAGCAGCCCGTCTCCACTAGGCAGCCCCCTCACAGCCGCCCCTACCTCATTCATGTCACCTCGACCTCCACGGGGCAGCCCGGGCCTGGCAAGCAGCCCTCGGGTACCCGGCCACCCCTTTTCACCCTCGGCACCCGGTATCCACTCGCCTGTCGGTGGTCTGACCAGGCAGCAGTCCGGCGGCGACGTTGTCAGTTTCTCTCTCCCCTCACCTCTAACCTCTAGACAGACTCCTACCCCCAGCAGCTCTCCGGCACGTCAGCCCCCTGCCAAACCTCCAGAAGCATGCATAGACGAGCCTAAGAGTGCTGCTGGGGGCAACCCCAAACTCAACCAGCTCCTGGACGGCAACCCTGAACACGACTCCCAGTCCCGTTCTGGAGCCCAGTGCCCGGCCTCTCACAGCACCCTGACTGAGCGGCACAAGATTCTGCATCGCCTGCTCCAGGACATCAGCCCTGCAGACGTATCCAATGAGCCTGAGATCAAGAAGGAGCCTCCAACAAGTCCTAATTCGGCTTTGGCGGCAAGGATGGGAGGCGGGAAAGAGCCGCAGGACCACCAGCTGCTACGTTTCCTGCTGGATACAGATGAAAAGGACCTGGAGGACCTGCCACCTCCAGCCGCCCTCAGCCTTCAGACGGTCAAGGTGAAATCAGAGAAAAAAGGGAGCAGAGAAAATGTACCATGTGCAGCTGCTGCATCTGCAACGACATGCTCACCTAAATCCAGTGACAGGCAAAGCCCG CAGTTTCCCAGTACCGATCTGGATActttaaaccagctgttgcccACTTTGAGAAGCTCAGCAGGAGGGAAAGCTGTGGAGGAGCCTGCACTCATCCAGCCCAGTGAAGACAACCTTTCTATTGGGTTGAGCGTGAAGAAAGAGTCACCGGTAACGTCGAGCCAAG CATTCCCTGATGGCTCAAACCTCACACGTCAGTCCTCTTTTGAGTACTGCGACCCCTCCACGCCAAACCAGGCCCAGGGTCAGGTACAGGTGGCTGATCTGGGGCAGACAGACCCATTTCAGCCATCTAAGGAAAGCGGCAGTCCCTTTGCCAATCCAACCAGCCTCAACTCTTTCAATACCAACACAG GTTTGGCCAAGCTGGAGCTTCCTGATTCTCAGCAGTTCCCTTCTTTGCCCTTGGttgaacccatgacttttgACAGCAGCTTGGGCAACCAGACGCAGGCCCCTCTGTCCTCTCCTCAAGA GCAGTGTGTTCCCTGTCCGCTGGATGAGATGCTGTGTCCTCCCACCACTCCCGAGGGCCGTAATGATGAGAAGGCCTTGCTGGAGCAGCTGGTCACTTTTTTAAGCCACACCGATGAGAGCGAGCTGGCCGAGTTGGACCGAGCACTGGGCATTGACAAGCTTGTTCAA AGTGGATGCCTCGAACCTGTCACCCCGGCCTTTCCTCTGCCTCAGCTCCCAAACGCTGTACCTATGGACCCCAAGCTACCCAGCTATCCCACCCAGTTCCCATCTTCACCCTCACAGTTTCCTCCCGAGATGGGCACAACACAGGGCATGAGCTTCGGGGCCCCAAGAATGCCGTTTCCTGGCAACGCGGGCATGGCAGTGCGGCCCGGCATGAACCGGACTCCCGGTGCGCCCAACCAGCTGCGACTGCCTCCCAACCAGCTGAGACTCCAGCTACAGCAACGTTTGCAAGGTCCACAGCAG CTCCAGAACAGACTCGCCGCCATGGGCCAGTTCCCACAAGGGGGGCATGTTGCCATGGGGATGCGCCAGGGTATGCCGCAGCCTCAGATGCCCTCTCAG CCTCCTCTCAACGCTCAGATGATGGCCCAGCGGCAACGGGAGCTCTACAGTTTCCAGCACCGCCAGCGGCAGCTTTTGCAGCAGAAAGTCATGCTGATGAGGCAGGGCATAAACCCTGGACCTCTGGGAGTGCAGCAGGTTCCCAAGGGTCCCCCGCAGCAGCAACCACAACCTCAGCCACAGCAGTTTGGCTATCCTCCAGGCTACAACGCCATGCCTGGAAGCACACCTACCTCCCCGAGCCACTTTAACCCCATAGGGGGACCTCTGGACCCCAAGCTGTCTACCAGGGGTGGCATGGGCAACCAAGGCATTATGGGAGGCATTCAAGGACAGTTTGGTGGACCTGTGAACACTCCTGTTCAGCAGGGGCTTTTTCAGCAATTTGGGGGGCCTG GCATGATCCAGCAAGGAGATCCATCCTTTGCTCCCGAGCTCAGCCCAACCAGCCCTTTGCTTTCACCACAGAACTCCACCTCCCAGAGTCCTTTGCTCCAGCAAACGCAACCTCCACCTGGTTATCAGTCACCTGACATAAAGAACTGGCAGCAAGGCGCTATGGGCAACAACAG TATATTTAACCAGGCTGGCGGCCAGCCTACCTCTCAAAGCTTTGGGCAGCAAGGCGTGTATAACAACATGAGTATCACCGTCTCAATGGCTGGCGGATCAGGAGCGGTGAGCTCTCTACCTCCCATCGGACCATCTGTCGGCATGGGCAACAACAACCTTGGCATCGTCACTTCAATGTGTAATGATCAG GTACAGCAGGTTCAGGTGTTTGCTGATGTCCAATGCACGGTTAACCTGGTGGGCAGCGACTCCTACCTGAACCAGTCAGGTCCCATAGGGTCCCAAAAGGGTCCGAGCGGGACCCCCACATCCCAGTCTCAGCAGAAGAGCCTGCTTCAGCAGCTCCTGACCGAGTGA